One window from the genome of Alnus glutinosa chromosome 13, dhAlnGlut1.1, whole genome shotgun sequence encodes:
- the LOC133854591 gene encoding endoglucanase-like has translation MEHGGVLLKGLFLFWFVLASQNGLSVEEEGSCSSAFDYRDALDKAILFFEGQRSGNLPASQRVKWRGDSALSDGKADHVNLTGGYYDAGDNVKFGWPMAFTVSLLSWAAIEYEKEIYSVDQLGHLHTAILWGTNFILRAHTSPTTLYTQVGDGNSDHQCWERPEDMDTPRTLYKITSNSPGTEAAADAAAALSAASIVFKGVDANYSTRLLSHSRSLFEFADKYRGSYGASCPFYCSFSGYQDELLWAAAWLFKASGEEKYLCYVSRNQGWSQSVSEFSWDNKFVGAQTLLAKEFYGGKKNLAKFQSDAESFICAVMPGSSSVQINTTPGGLLFIRDGSNIQYVASSSMVLFIYTKTLNAAHIDGVKCGSVHFSASQLKQFAKSQVDYILGNNPKKMSYMVGFGNKYPMQLHHRGSSIPSVEAQPAKVGCGDGFSKYFSSSKPNPNTHVGAIVGGPDLNDNFNDVRSDSSHTEPTTYMNAAFVGSVAALLAESKEEYLQLPQINETANVANYV, from the exons ATGGAGCATGGTGGAGTACTACTCAAGGGATTGTTCTTGTTCTGGTTTGTCTTGGCTAGTCAGAATGGACTATCTGTGGAGGAAGAAGGATCGTGCTCTTCTGCTTTTGACTACAGAGATGCGCTTGACAAAGCTATCTTATTCTTTGAAGGGCAACGCTCGGGAAACTTGCCAGCAAGCCAGAGAGTAAAGTGGAGGGGAGACTCTGCACTCTCTGATGGCAAGGCTGATCAT GTGAATTTGACCGGAGGATACTATGATGCGGGTGACAACGTCAAATTTGGATGGCCAATGGCATTTACTGTTAGCTTGTTAAGTTGGGCGGCAATTGAGTACGAGAAAGAGATATATTCTGTCGACCAACTTGGCCACCTCCACACTGCAATCCTCTGGGGCACAAACTTCATATTGAGAGCTCACACTTCTCCCACCACTCTTTATACTCAG GTGGGAGATGGGAATTCGGATCATCAGTGTTGGGAGCGTCCTGAAGACATGGACACCCCTCGAACTCTCTACAAGATCACTTCCAACTCTCCAGGAACTGAGGCAGCTGCTGATGCTGCAGCTGCTCTTTCTGCAGCTTCAATAGTCTTCAAAGGGGTTGATGCCAATTATTCAACGAGGCTACTAAGCCACTCTCGATCA CTGTTTGAATTTGCGGACAAGTATAGAGGATCTTACGGGGCTTCTTGCCCTTTCTATTGCTCCTTTTCAGGCTATCAG GATGAGCTGCTGTGGGCTGCGGCTTGGCTATTCAAGGCAAGTGGAGAAGAAAAGTACTTGTGCTATGTCTCAAGGAACCAAGGGTGGAGTCAGTCGGTTTCCGAGTTCAGTTGGGATAACAAATTTGTTGGAGCTCAGACATTATTAGCAAAG GAATTTTATGGTGGGAAGAAGAATTTGGCCAAGTTTCAGAGTGATGCAGAGTCATTTATATGTGCAGTAATGCCCGGGAGTAGCTCAGTACAGATTAATACAACTCCTG GTGGGCTACTGTTTATTAGAGATGGTAGCAATATACAGTATGTTGCAAGCTCTTCCATGGTGTTATTCATCTACACCAAAACCTTAAATGCAGCTCATATTGATGGAGTAAAATGTGGTTCCGTGCATTTCTCTGCCTCTCAACTCAAACAGTTTGCAAAGTCACAG GTGGACTACATACTAGGAAACAACCCCAAGAAGATGTCATACATGGTTGGCTTTGGCAACAAATACCCTATGCAACTACACCATAGAGGTTCATCCATCCCCTCAGTCGAAGCTCAGCCTGCAAAGGTGGGTTGCGGTGATGgcttctcaaaatatttttcttccaGCAAACCAAATCCAAACACTCATGTGGGTGCAATTGTTGGAGGTCCTGATTTGAATGACAACTTCAATGATGTGAGATCCGACTCTTCTCACACTGAACCTACAACCTACATGAATGCAGCTTTTGTGGGTTCTGTGGCTGCTTTGCTTGCTGAAAGCAAAGAGGAGTATTTGCAATTGCCACAGATTAATGAAACTGCTAATGTGGCTAATTATGTGTAA